The Lutra lutra chromosome 10, mLutLut1.2, whole genome shotgun sequence genome contains a region encoding:
- the SIPA1 gene encoding signal-induced proliferation-associated protein 1, with protein MWAGGGVGSPRRGAAPAPTDDLFARKLRQPARPPLTPHTFEPRPARGPLLRSGSDAGEARPPTPASPRARAHSHEEASRPAAGPTRLFSDPLALLGLPAEEPEPAFPPVPEPHWFAHYDVQSLLFDWAPKPRGTGGHAEAASGTPASAEDRSAGSDLLLEAPGFVSELGGEGELGLGGPVPPPVPPALPNAAVSVLEEPQNRTSAYSLEHADLGAGYYRKYFYGKEHQNFFGLDEVLGPVAVSLRREEKESSGGGTLHSYRIIVRTTQLRTLRGTISEDALPPGPPRGLSPRKLLEHVAPRLSPTCLRLGSASPKVPRTLLTLDEQVLSFQRKVGILYCRAGQASEEDMYNNREAGPAFMQFLTLLGDVVRLKGFESYRAQLDTKTDSTGTHSLYTTYQDHEIMFHVSTMLPYTPNNQQQLLRKRHIGNDIVTIVFQEPGSKPFSPTTIRSHFQHVFLVVRADEPCTPHTSYRVAVSRTQDTPAFGPALPQGGGPFAANSDFRAFLLAKALNGEQAAGHARQFHAMATRTRQQYLQDLATNEVTTTSLDSASRFGLPSLGGRRRAPPRGPGAELQAAGALVWGVRAAPGARGAAGAGVEAGGPDDAEVPCLLGISAEALVLVAPRDGRVVFNCACRDVLAWTFSEQRLDLYHGRGEAITLRFDGSPGQAVGEVVARLQLVSRGCETRELALPRDGQGRLGFEVDAEGFITHVERFTFAETAGLRPGARLLRVCGQTLPTLGSEAAAQLLRSAPKVCVTVLPPDESGRPRRSFSELYTLSLQEPSRRPAPEPVQEEAPGVVTLLPTTKQLLQLCLHDSGSPTGPGDLAEERTEFLHSQHSPSPRSSLSDEAPVLPNTTPDLLLAATAKPAAPSTGRETPPTQDGPGSPSGGEDRDDPAPELRASFLPRTLSLRNSISKIMSEAGSETLEDEWQSISEIASTCNTILQSLSREGQPIPENGDGKGMPKADAEPEPGSLSEKVSHLEATLRKLQEDLEKERADRAALEEEVRSLRHNNRRLQAESESAATRLLLASKQLGTPTTDLD; from the exons ATGTGGGCAGGCGGCGGCGTGGGGAGCCCTCGGCGGGGCGCGGCCCCTGCACCCACGGATGACCTCTTTGCGCGCAAGCTGCGCCAGCCAGCACGGCCACCGCTGACACCGCACACTTTCGAGCCAAGGCCAGCCCGAGGCCCGCTCCTGCGCAGCGGCAGCGATGCGGGCGAGGCCCGGCCCCCCACACCAGCCAGCCCGCGTGCCCGTGCCCACAGCCACGAGGAGGCCAGCCGCCCTGCCGCGGGCCCCACCCGGCTCTTCAGTGACCCGCTGGCCCTGCTGGGGCTGCCGGCCGAGGAGCCGGAGCCCGCCTTTCCGCCAGTGCCTGAGCCCCACTGGTTTGCCCACTATGACGTGCAGAGTCTCCTCTTTGACTGGGCTCCAAAGCCGCGGGGGACAGGGGGCCACGCGGAGGCCGCCTCTGGGACTCCGGCCTCTGCTGAGGACCGCTCTGCGGGCTCGGACCTGCTGCTTGAAGCGCCTGGCTTTGTGAGTGAGCTTGGGGGTGAGGGTGAGCTGGGCCTGGGTGGACCCGTGCCCCCACCCGTGCCCCCTGCACTGCCCAACGCCGCCGTGTCCGTCCTGGAAGAGCCACAGAACCGAACTTCAGCCTACAGCCTGGAGCACGCAGACCTGGGCGCCGGCTACTACCGCAAGTACTTCTATGGCAAAG aaCATCAGAACTTCTTCGGACTGGACGAGGTGCTGGGTCCGGTGGCAGTGAGCCTgcggagggaagagaaggaaagcagcGGAGGGGGCACTCTGCACAGCTACCGCATCATCGTGCGGACCACACAG CTCCGGACCCTCCGAGGCACCATCTCGGAAGATGCGCTGCCGCCGGGGCCCCCACGGGGCCTGTCCCCTAGGAAGCTTCTGGAACACGTGGCTCCGCGGCTGAGCCCGACCTGCCTGCGCCTGGGCTCAGCTTCACCAAAGGTGCCACGCACACTGCTCACGCTGGATGAGCAAGTG CTGAGCTTCCAGCGCAAGGTGGGCATCCTGTACTGCCGCGCGGGCCAGGCCTCGGAGGAGGACATGTACAACAACCGGGAGGCAGGACCCGCCTTCATGCAGTTCCTCACCCTGCTGGGCGACGTGGTGCGGCTCAAAGGCTTTGAGAGCTACAGGGCCCAACTGGACACCAAAA CGGATTCCACGGGCACGCACTCCCTCTACACCACCTAccaggaccacgagatcatgTTCCACGTGTCCACGATGCTGCCTTACACCCCCAATAACCAGCAGCAG CTCCTGCGGAAACGCCACATCGGCAACGACATCGTGACCATCGTGTTCCAGGAGCCCGGCAGCAAGCCCTTCTCCCCTACCACCATCCGCTCACACTTCCAGCACGTGTTCCTGGTGGTGCGGGCTGACGAGCCCTGCACTCCGCACACCTCCTACAG gGTGGCCGTGAGCCGCACCCAGGACACCCCGGCCTTTGGACCAGCTCTGCCACAGGGCGGAGGCCCCTTCGCAGCCAACTCCGACTTCCGCGCCTTCCTGCTGGCCAAGGCGCTCAACGGCGAGCAGGCAGCGGGCCACGCACGCCAGTTCCACGCCATGGCCACGCGCACGCGTCAGCAGTACCTGCAGGACCTGGCCACCAACGAGGTGACCACCACGTCGCTGGACTCGGCTTCGCGCTTCGGCCTGCCCTCCCTGGGCGGGAGGCGGCGGGCGCCCCCTCGGGGCCCGGGCGCCGAGCTGCAGGCGGCGGGGGCGCTGGTGTGGGGCGTGCGCGCGGCGCCCGGAGCGCGGGGAGCGGCGGGGGCTGGGGTCGAGGCCGGAGGTCCCGACGACGCCGAGGTGCCCTGCCTGCTGGGCATCTCGGCCGAGGCGCTGGTACTCGTGGCGCCGCGCGACGGTCGCGTGGTCTTCAACTGCGCCTGTCGCGACGTGCTGGCCTGGACCTTCTCGGAGCAGCGGCTCGACCTGTACCACGGCCGCGGTGAGGCGATCACGCTGCGGTTCGACGGGTCCCCCGGCCAAGCCGTAGGCGAGGTCGTGGCGCGCCTGCAG ctgGTGAGCCGCGGCTGCGAGACCCGCGAGCTGGCGCTGCCCCGCGACGGCCAAGGCCGCCTGGGCTTCGAGGTGGACGCCGAGGGCTTCATCACGCACGTGGAGCGCTTCACGTTCGCCGAGACGGCGGGGCTGCGGCCGGGGGCGCGCCTGCTGCGCGTGTGCGGCCAGACGCTGCCCACGCTGGGCTCCGAGGCCGCCGCCCAGCTCCTGCGCTCGGCGCCCAAGGTCTGCGTCACCGTCCTGCCCCCCGACGAGAGCGGCCGGCCCCGCAG GAGCTTTTCGGAGCTGTACACGCTATCTCTGCAGGAGCCCAGCCGGCGTCCTGCCCCGGAGCCGGTGCAGGAGGAGGCCCCAGGGGTGGTGACCCTGCTGCCCACCACGAAGCAGCTGCTGCAATTGTGCCTGCACGATAGTGGCAGTCCCACAGGGCCTGGGGATCTGGCTGAAGAGAGGACTGAGTTCCTGCACAGCCAGCACTCACCGTCCCCCCGCAG TTCCCTGTCAGACGAGGCCCCAGTCCTGCCCAACACCACCCCGGACCTCCTCCTGGCCGCCACGGCCAAGCCGGCAGCACCCAGTACTGGCAGGgagacaccccccacccag GATGGGCCAGGCAGCCCCAGTGGTGGTGAGGACAGGGACGACCCGGCCCCAGAGCTGAGGGCCTCCTTCCTGCCACGAACCTTGTCTCTGCGGAACTCCATCAGCAAAA TCATGTCGGAGGCAGGCAGTGAGACCCTGGAAGATGAGTGGCAGTCCATCTCAGAGATCGCCTCCACTTGCAACACCATCCTGCAGTCACTGTCCCGGGAGG GACAGCCCATCCCGGAGAATGGAGATGGCAAGGGAATGCCAAAGGCCGATGCCGA GCCAGAACCCGGGAGCCTGTCCGAGAAGGTTTCTCACCTGGAGGCCACACTCAGGAAGCTGCAGGAGGACCTGGAGAAG gagaggGCGGACAGGGcagccctggaggaggaggtCCGGAGCCTGCGGCACAACAACCGGAGGCTTCAGGCTGAGTCGGAGAGCGCTGCCACCCGCTTGCTCCTGGCATCCAAGCAGCTGGGCACACCCACCACCGATCTGGACTGA
- the RELA gene encoding transcription factor p65 isoform X1 has translation MDDLFPLIFPSEPAQASGPYVEIIEQPKQRGMRFRYKCEGRSAGSIPGERSTDTTKTHPTIKINGYTGPGTVRISLVTKDPPHRPHPHELVGKDCRDGFYEAELCPDRCIHSFQNLGIQCVKKRDLEQAISQRIQTNNNPFQVPIEEQRGDYDLNAVRLCFQVTVRDPAGRPLRLSPVLSHPIFDNRAPNTAELKICRVNRNSGSCLGGDEIFLLCDKVQKEDIEVYFTGPGWEARGSFSQADVHRQVAIVFRTPPYADPSLQAPVRVSMQLRRPSDRELSEPMEFQYLPDTDDRHRIEEKRKRTYETFKSIMKKSPFNGPTDPRPPPRRIAVPSRSTTSVPKPAPQPYPFTPSLSTINFEEFSPMVFPSGQIPNQTPALAPAPAPILAPVPAPAPAPAPILAPPGLAQAVVPPAPKTAQAGEGTLSEALLQLQFDADEDLGALLGSSADPAVFTDLACVDNSEFQQLLNQGVSAAPHTAEPMLMEYPEAITRLVTGSQRPPDPAPAPLGASGLPNGLLSGDEDFSSIADMDFSALLSQISS, from the exons ATGGACG ACCTGTTTCCCCTCATCTTCCCGTCTG AGCCTGCCCAGGCCTCTGGCCCTTATGTGGAGATCATCGAGCAGCCCAAGCAGCGGGGAATGCGCTTCCGCTACAAGTGCGAGGGCCGCTCAGCGGGCAGTATCCCAGGCGAGAGGAGCACGGATACCACCAAGACCCATCCCACCATCAAG ATCAATGGCTACACTGGGCCGGGGACGGTTCGCATCTCCCTGGTCACCAAAGACCCCCCTCACCGGCCTCACCCCCATGAGCTTGTGGGGAAAGACTGCCGGGATGGCTTCTATGAGGCTGAGCTCTGCCCAGACCGCTGCATCCACAG TTTCCAGAACCTGGGGATCCAGTGTGTAAAGAAGCGGGACCTGGAGCAGGCCATCAGTCAACGCATCCAGACCAATAACAATCCTTTCCAAG TTCCCATAGAAGAACAGCGTGGGGACTATGACCTGAACGCAGTGCGGCTCTGCTTCCAGGTGACAGTGCGGGACCCGGCAGGCAGGCCCCTCCGCTTGTCACCTGTCCTCTCTCATCCCATTTTTGACAACC GCGCCCCCAACACCGCGGAGCTGAAGATCTGCCGGGTGAACCGGAACTCCGGGAGCTGCCTCGGTGGGGACGAGATCTTCCTGCTGTGCGACAAGGTGCAGAAAG AGGACATTGAAGTGTATTTCACGGGACCAGGCTGGGAGGCCCGAGGCTCCTTTTCACAAGCTGACGTCCACCGACAAGTGGCCATTGTGTTCCGGACACCTCCTTACGCGGACCCCAGCCTGCAGGCCCCCGTGCGGGTCTCCATGCAGCTGCGGCGGCCTTCAGATCGGGAGCTCAGTGAGCCCATGGAGTTCCAGTACTTGCCAGACACAG ATGATCGTCACCGGATTGAGGAGAAACGCAAAAGGACATACGAGACCTTCAAGAGCATCATGAAAAAAAGCCCCTTCAATG GACCCACTGACCCCAGGCCTCCACCCCGGCGCATTGCAGTGCCTTCCCGAAGCACAACTTCCGTCCCCAAGCCAG ctccccagccctaTCCCTTTACGCCATCCCTCAGCACCATCAACTTCGAGGAGTTCTCCCCCATGGTCTTTCCTTCGGGGCAGATTCCAAACCAGACCCCTGCCTTggcaccagcccctgccccaaTCCTGGCCCCGGTcccggccccggccccagccccggccccaaTCTTAGCCCCCCCGGGCCTCGCTCAGGCTGTGgtaccccccgcccccaagaCCGCCCAGGCCGGGGAAGGGACGCTGTCGGAGGCCCTGCTGCAGCTGCAGTTTGACGCTGACGAAGACCTGGGGGCCCTGCTGGGCAGCAGCGCTGACCCCGCCGTGTTCACAGACCTGGCATGCGTCGACAACTcggagtttcagcagctgctgAACCAAGGTGTATCTGCGGCCCCACACACAGCTGAGCCCATGCTGATGGAGTACCCTGAGGCAATAACACGCCTGGTGACGGGGTCCCAGAGGCCCCCTGACCCAGCTCCTGCTCCCCTGGGAGCCTCTGGGCTCCCCAACGGCCTCCTCTCAGGGGATGAAGACTTCTCCTCCATCGCAGACATGGACTTCTCAGCCCTTCTGAGTCAGATCAGCTCCTAA
- the RELA gene encoding transcription factor p65 isoform X2, with protein sequence MRFRYKCEGRSAGSIPGERSTDTTKTHPTIKINGYTGPGTVRISLVTKDPPHRPHPHELVGKDCRDGFYEAELCPDRCIHSFQNLGIQCVKKRDLEQAISQRIQTNNNPFQVPIEEQRGDYDLNAVRLCFQVTVRDPAGRPLRLSPVLSHPIFDNRAPNTAELKICRVNRNSGSCLGGDEIFLLCDKVQKEDIEVYFTGPGWEARGSFSQADVHRQVAIVFRTPPYADPSLQAPVRVSMQLRRPSDRELSEPMEFQYLPDTDDRHRIEEKRKRTYETFKSIMKKSPFNGPTDPRPPPRRIAVPSRSTTSVPKPAPQPYPFTPSLSTINFEEFSPMVFPSGQIPNQTPALAPAPAPILAPVPAPAPAPAPILAPPGLAQAVVPPAPKTAQAGEGTLSEALLQLQFDADEDLGALLGSSADPAVFTDLACVDNSEFQQLLNQGVSAAPHTAEPMLMEYPEAITRLVTGSQRPPDPAPAPLGASGLPNGLLSGDEDFSSIADMDFSALLSQISS encoded by the exons ATGCGCTTCCGCTACAAGTGCGAGGGCCGCTCAGCGGGCAGTATCCCAGGCGAGAGGAGCACGGATACCACCAAGACCCATCCCACCATCAAG ATCAATGGCTACACTGGGCCGGGGACGGTTCGCATCTCCCTGGTCACCAAAGACCCCCCTCACCGGCCTCACCCCCATGAGCTTGTGGGGAAAGACTGCCGGGATGGCTTCTATGAGGCTGAGCTCTGCCCAGACCGCTGCATCCACAG TTTCCAGAACCTGGGGATCCAGTGTGTAAAGAAGCGGGACCTGGAGCAGGCCATCAGTCAACGCATCCAGACCAATAACAATCCTTTCCAAG TTCCCATAGAAGAACAGCGTGGGGACTATGACCTGAACGCAGTGCGGCTCTGCTTCCAGGTGACAGTGCGGGACCCGGCAGGCAGGCCCCTCCGCTTGTCACCTGTCCTCTCTCATCCCATTTTTGACAACC GCGCCCCCAACACCGCGGAGCTGAAGATCTGCCGGGTGAACCGGAACTCCGGGAGCTGCCTCGGTGGGGACGAGATCTTCCTGCTGTGCGACAAGGTGCAGAAAG AGGACATTGAAGTGTATTTCACGGGACCAGGCTGGGAGGCCCGAGGCTCCTTTTCACAAGCTGACGTCCACCGACAAGTGGCCATTGTGTTCCGGACACCTCCTTACGCGGACCCCAGCCTGCAGGCCCCCGTGCGGGTCTCCATGCAGCTGCGGCGGCCTTCAGATCGGGAGCTCAGTGAGCCCATGGAGTTCCAGTACTTGCCAGACACAG ATGATCGTCACCGGATTGAGGAGAAACGCAAAAGGACATACGAGACCTTCAAGAGCATCATGAAAAAAAGCCCCTTCAATG GACCCACTGACCCCAGGCCTCCACCCCGGCGCATTGCAGTGCCTTCCCGAAGCACAACTTCCGTCCCCAAGCCAG ctccccagccctaTCCCTTTACGCCATCCCTCAGCACCATCAACTTCGAGGAGTTCTCCCCCATGGTCTTTCCTTCGGGGCAGATTCCAAACCAGACCCCTGCCTTggcaccagcccctgccccaaTCCTGGCCCCGGTcccggccccggccccagccccggccccaaTCTTAGCCCCCCCGGGCCTCGCTCAGGCTGTGgtaccccccgcccccaagaCCGCCCAGGCCGGGGAAGGGACGCTGTCGGAGGCCCTGCTGCAGCTGCAGTTTGACGCTGACGAAGACCTGGGGGCCCTGCTGGGCAGCAGCGCTGACCCCGCCGTGTTCACAGACCTGGCATGCGTCGACAACTcggagtttcagcagctgctgAACCAAGGTGTATCTGCGGCCCCACACACAGCTGAGCCCATGCTGATGGAGTACCCTGAGGCAATAACACGCCTGGTGACGGGGTCCCAGAGGCCCCCTGACCCAGCTCCTGCTCCCCTGGGAGCCTCTGGGCTCCCCAACGGCCTCCTCTCAGGGGATGAAGACTTCTCCTCCATCGCAGACATGGACTTCTCAGCCCTTCTGAGTCAGATCAGCTCCTAA